The Acidimicrobiia bacterium genome contains the following window.
GGCCGGTACTGCTCGGCCCAGGTCGAGACCTCCTTGAGTGGCGCGGCGTCGAGGGCGCACGGTCGGTATTGGGCTCGGTGACTGCGGAGGACCAATCCGGCCCGTTCGAGCACCTTGATGTGCTTCGAGATCGCCGGGAGCTTCATGTCGAACGGCGCGGCGAGCTCGTTGACAGTCGCGGCACCCTGGGCGAGTCGGGCCAGGATCGCTCGGCGTGTCGAGTTGGCCAGTGCGGCGAACGTT
Protein-coding sequences here:
- a CDS encoding metalloregulator ArsR/SmtB family transcription factor — encoded protein: MATVIDEDRLDQTFAALANSTRRAILARLAQGAATVNELAAPFDMKLPAISKHIKVLERAGLVLRSHRAQYRPCALDAAPLKEVSTWAEQYRPVWEARFDRMDDYLTQLQSQPKDGRRR